One stretch of Bacillota bacterium DNA includes these proteins:
- a CDS encoding response regulator → MEAIRVLIVDDVSETCENIKCLLHFEPRIEVVGDARDGEEAVKKAEKLRPDIILMDINMPVLDGIAATEAISLRVPGSAIVIMSVQGEQEYLRRAMAAGAREYIIKPFTSDELIATIYRVYELEKKRQIHAQGTPRFPGARSEAQVITVFSTKGGVGKTTLAVNLGVCLVQDFGCSVALLDLDLQFGDVTVMLNLTPRQTFSDLAAEFQQLDGELLDSCLGRHSSGLRVLAAPSRPEYAELVTAPLVEKVINLLKARYDYILVDTPGLFTDPSLVALDYSQVILLVLSLDLPTLKNVKLGLEVLDSLHHKDKVKVILNRATPEMGIGPGDVEKVLALPLTCQIPSDGRLVVGAANKGIPFFLSHPQSRVAESLRQLSYLLVQHGSRNGQKKGRVSSAACVLKLFGR, encoded by the coding sequence TTGGAAGCGATTCGGGTCTTGATTGTCGACGATGTTTCCGAGACTTGCGAAAACATTAAATGCCTGCTTCATTTCGAACCCCGGATCGAGGTCGTCGGAGACGCCCGGGACGGGGAAGAAGCGGTGAAAAAGGCCGAGAAGCTCCGGCCCGACATTATCTTGATGGATATTAACATGCCGGTTCTGGATGGAATTGCCGCTACCGAGGCCATTTCCCTCCGGGTGCCGGGAAGCGCGATCGTCATCATGTCCGTCCAGGGGGAGCAGGAGTACTTGCGCCGGGCGATGGCGGCCGGGGCGCGGGAGTATATCATTAAGCCCTTCACCAGCGATGAACTTATCGCGACCATTTACCGGGTTTACGAACTGGAAAAGAAGCGGCAAATTCACGCGCAGGGCACCCCCCGTTTCCCGGGTGCAAGGTCCGAGGCGCAGGTGATTACCGTTTTCAGCACCAAGGGCGGGGTAGGCAAGACGACCCTCGCAGTCAACCTGGGGGTTTGTCTGGTGCAGGATTTTGGCTGTTCTGTTGCCTTGCTGGATCTCGACCTGCAGTTTGGGGATGTGACGGTAATGCTTAACCTCACGCCGCGCCAGACCTTTTCGGACCTCGCGGCGGAGTTTCAGCAGCTGGATGGGGAACTCCTGGATTCTTGCCTTGGGAGGCACAGCTCCGGGTTGCGGGTCCTGGCCGCTCCCTCCCGTCCCGAATACGCAGAACTGGTTACGGCACCCCTTGTCGAAAAGGTGATCAATCTTTTAAAGGCGCGCTACGATTACATTCTCGTTGATACACCCGGACTCTTCACGGACCCGAGCCTGGTTGCGCTGGATTATTCCCAGGTAATTTTGCTGGTTCTTTCCCTGGACCTCCCGACGTTAAAAAATGTAAAACTTGGCCTTGAAGTGCTTGACTCTCTTCACCATAAAGACAAAGTAAAGGTTATCCTGAACCGGGCGACCCCGGAAATGGGGATTGGGCCCGGCGATGTGGAAAAGGTTCTTGCGCTTCCTTTGACCTGCCAGATTCCGAGCGACGGCCGGCTGGTGGTGGGGGCGGCCAACAAGGGGATTCCCTTCTTCCTGAGCCATCCCCAAAGCCGGGTCGCCGAGAGTCTGCGCCAGCTGTCTTATCTTTTGGTGCAGCACGGAAGCCGGAACGGGCAGAAAAAGGGGCGGGTTTCCTCAGCCGCCTGCGTTCTTAAATTGTTTGGCAGATAA
- the cpaB gene encoding Flp pilus assembly protein CpaB has product MSRPKIMILIALVLAALATGAGYLYLHRAEEALTHVEKGVVVVARTGVPAKTLVGRAMVEEVEMPAAYIHPRAARKVEEVIGAITREPLVAGEQVLLDRVVREKETKAGLPYLVPSGKRAVTVAVDEVTAVGWHVQPGDRVDIIGTVEVPMPSKNEPGKREDRVITVVALQDVEVLAVGKNLELVREQGKEQKVEVKTMTVAVTLEEAKPLVLADEEGKIRMALRSPLEKGKVLSAPFELEDFLYLPTVPEAYHRLHRKDQRLEAELQRWRQLAAYYESLLNFSGTGAAGVTGSQEAREGPVLK; this is encoded by the coding sequence GTGTCCCGTCCTAAAATCATGATTTTGATTGCACTTGTTCTGGCGGCCCTGGCTACGGGGGCGGGCTACCTTTACCTGCACCGGGCGGAGGAAGCCCTGACGCACGTTGAAAAGGGGGTTGTTGTTGTGGCGCGGACCGGGGTTCCGGCTAAAACCCTGGTGGGGCGGGCAATGGTGGAGGAGGTGGAAATGCCCGCTGCGTACATCCACCCCCGCGCCGCGCGGAAGGTGGAAGAGGTGATTGGAGCGATCACACGGGAGCCGTTAGTTGCAGGTGAACAGGTGCTCCTCGACCGCGTGGTCCGGGAGAAGGAGACGAAGGCGGGATTGCCCTACCTCGTCCCTTCGGGAAAACGGGCCGTCACGGTCGCTGTTGATGAAGTAACGGCGGTCGGCTGGCATGTGCAGCCCGGGGACCGGGTAGATATCATTGGGACGGTAGAGGTCCCCATGCCCAGCAAAAATGAGCCGGGAAAACGGGAAGACAGGGTGATCACAGTGGTTGCCCTCCAGGATGTGGAAGTGCTGGCTGTGGGCAAGAACCTGGAGCTCGTCCGGGAACAGGGGAAGGAGCAAAAAGTAGAGGTCAAAACAATGACGGTTGCCGTGACGCTGGAAGAGGCGAAGCCGCTCGTGCTGGCGGATGAAGAAGGAAAGATCAGGATGGCTTTGCGATCACCTTTGGAAAAAGGAAAGGTCCTCTCCGCTCCCTTTGAGCTTGAGGACTTCCTGTACCTGCCGACTGTTCCCGAGGCCTACCACCGCCTCCACCGGAAAGATCAGAGGTTGGAGGCCGAGCTGCAGCGCTGGCGCCAGCTTGCTGCTTATTACGAATCTCTCTTGAATTTTTCAGGAACCGGTGCCGCGGGTGTGACGGGGAGCCAGGAGGCTCGAGAGGGTCCTGTTTTGAAATAG
- a CDS encoding pilus assembly protein TadG-related protein — protein sequence MLTKKGRQLIVNIIHQARDEKGTALVLVALALVALLGCTALVTDVGLLYSHRARLVNAADAAALAGVQELPERPQTARVVAEDYAEANGIKPDQLELEVADDCRSLTVNVSRTVQLLFARVLGISSQDVKAAATAAVAPLSGVVGVVPFSIEEQELTFDREYVLKEGAGSGGAGEGEDGRMHGWYGALDPDNRSGGGASDYRERVKNGFQGMLRVGDVVLTEAGNMSGPTADGVEYRISQCKEGCTFENFTRDCPRLVIVPVVRVVEEEGGHPKSVEIRGFAAFFLEGVEGQGNKNNVIGRFVRTVYPGEMQAGADYGVYAARLIH from the coding sequence GTGCTCACAAAAAAGGGCAGGCAGTTAATTGTTAACATAATCCACCAGGCGCGGGATGAAAAGGGTACCGCCCTTGTCCTGGTTGCGCTTGCTCTCGTCGCTCTGCTGGGCTGTACCGCCCTGGTAACCGACGTCGGCCTCCTTTACAGCCACCGGGCGCGCCTCGTCAATGCTGCGGACGCCGCGGCCCTGGCGGGTGTTCAGGAGCTTCCCGAGCGTCCCCAGACCGCCCGGGTGGTGGCAGAGGATTATGCTGAAGCAAACGGCATCAAACCGGACCAGCTGGAACTCGAGGTGGCGGATGACTGCCGCTCCCTTACTGTAAACGTCAGCCGGACCGTCCAGCTTCTTTTCGCCCGAGTTCTCGGAATTTCCAGCCAGGATGTGAAAGCCGCGGCCACGGCTGCGGTCGCCCCTTTGTCCGGCGTTGTTGGGGTTGTCCCCTTCAGTATTGAGGAGCAAGAACTAACCTTTGACCGGGAGTACGTCCTGAAAGAGGGGGCGGGAAGCGGGGGAGCCGGAGAAGGGGAAGACGGGCGGATGCACGGCTGGTACGGCGCTCTTGACCCCGACAACCGCTCCGGGGGAGGGGCCAGCGACTACAGGGAAAGAGTGAAAAACGGCTTCCAGGGGATGCTCCGGGTAGGCGACGTTGTCCTGACCGAAGCCGGAAACATGTCGGGCCCCACGGCGGACGGGGTGGAGTACCGCATCTCCCAGTGTAAGGAGGGATGTACTTTTGAGAACTTCACCCGGGATTGCCCCCGGCTGGTGATTGTCCCGGTGGTCAGGGTCGTAGAGGAGGAGGGAGGGCACCCCAAAAGTGTCGAGATCCGGGGTTTTGCCGCCTTTTTCCTGGAAGGTGTAGAAGGGCAGGGGAACAAAAACAACGTGATCGGGCGCTTTGTCCGGACGGTTTACCCAGGAGAAATGCAGGCCGGGGCTGATTACGGTGTTTATGCAGCCAGGTTAATCCATTAA
- a CDS encoding CpaF family protein, which yields MSLLKRLQEQKPDLQETDRTPGVNRPAPRRDLLWDLKIELHQRVVEELEEELRTAKAGEEENRRRAAGLVGGIIQSFLAEKGLALSRAEQQRLLRELLDEVFDLGPITPLLEDPSVSEVMVNGPYQVYVERAGKLEKTEIQFRDHAHVLHVIEKIVAPLGRRIDEASPMVDARLPDGSRVNAIIPPLALNGPTLTIRKFSKDPLQVADLVRFGTLTVEMAKFLEGCVKARLNIIVSGGTGSGKTTTLNVLSSFIPEEERIITIEDAAELQLHQEHWVRLETRPPNIEGKGAVTMRDLVRNALRMRPERIVVGEVRGGEALDMLQAMNTGHDGSLTTGHANSPRDMLARLETMVLMAGMDLPVRAIREQIAAALDLIVHQSRLRDGSRKITHLTEVQGMEGDAIVLQDLFVFEQTGIEARGRVAGYFRSTGIRPKFLNKLQAAGIVLPAEIFRSPGS from the coding sequence ATGTCTCTCCTGAAGAGGCTCCAGGAACAAAAACCCGACCTCCAGGAAACCGACCGCACTCCCGGAGTGAACCGGCCGGCTCCGCGCCGGGACCTGCTGTGGGATTTAAAAATTGAGCTACATCAGAGGGTTGTTGAGGAATTGGAGGAAGAGCTCCGGACCGCAAAGGCCGGGGAGGAGGAAAACCGGCGGCGCGCCGCAGGCCTGGTCGGAGGAATCATCCAATCTTTTCTTGCGGAAAAAGGGCTTGCCTTGAGCCGCGCCGAGCAGCAGCGTTTGTTGCGGGAACTTCTGGACGAAGTCTTTGATCTCGGGCCGATTACACCCCTTTTGGAGGACCCCTCTGTTTCTGAGGTGATGGTTAACGGGCCCTATCAGGTTTACGTCGAAAGGGCCGGAAAGCTGGAAAAAACCGAGATCCAGTTTCGCGATCACGCCCACGTCCTGCATGTCATCGAAAAGATCGTGGCTCCTCTCGGGCGGCGGATCGATGAGGCTTCTCCGATGGTGGACGCCCGGCTCCCTGACGGCTCCCGGGTGAACGCGATCATTCCCCCCCTCGCTCTCAACGGTCCCACCCTCACCATCAGGAAGTTCAGCAAGGACCCCCTCCAGGTTGCAGACCTGGTCCGCTTCGGAACCCTCACGGTTGAGATGGCCAAATTTCTCGAAGGATGCGTGAAGGCCCGTTTAAACATTATCGTCTCAGGAGGAACCGGCTCCGGGAAAACCACTACCCTTAACGTCCTATCCTCTTTTATTCCTGAAGAGGAGCGGATTATTACGATTGAGGACGCGGCGGAACTTCAGCTTCACCAGGAACACTGGGTGCGCTTGGAAACCCGCCCCCCTAACATCGAAGGAAAGGGAGCCGTAACGATGCGGGATCTGGTGCGGAATGCCTTGCGGATGCGCCCGGAGCGGATTGTTGTCGGAGAGGTCCGGGGCGGCGAGGCGCTGGATATGCTCCAGGCAATGAATACGGGGCACGACGGTTCTTTGACTACCGGCCACGCCAATTCCCCCCGCGATATGCTGGCGCGGCTCGAAACGATGGTTTTGATGGCAGGGATGGATCTTCCGGTGCGGGCGATCCGGGAGCAGATTGCTGCGGCCCTCGATCTGATCGTCCACCAGAGCCGGCTCCGGGACGGGAGCCGCAAGATCACCCACCTCACGGAGGTGCAGGGAATGGAGGGGGATGCCATCGTGCTGCAGGACCTCTTTGTTTTCGAACAGACCGGGATCGAGGCGCGTGGGCGGGTGGCAGGCTACTTCCGGAGTACGGGGATCAGGCCGAAGTTTTTAAATAAGCTCCAGGCGGCAGGGATTGTGCTGCCTGCGGAGATCTTCCGCAGTCCGGGTTCATAA